The proteins below come from a single Anderseniella sp. Alg231-50 genomic window:
- a CDS encoding class I SAM-dependent DNA methyltransferase, translated as MNGDSEKARRNLRRARAITGSDDARSVYAEWAISYDRDVFSTLKVTGTDTIADLLCEHTADIPGARVLDAGCGTGAVAARLKIHGFDQIDGVDLSPDMLKIARSKALYRTLIEADLNRSFDLPHSPYTAIVSAGTFTTGHVGAAGFQNLFAHLAANGLMACVIANPVWARDQFDALIDTLPAEVLSNQVKATIPDGEPDAHMLVLRRSR; from the coding sequence ATGAACGGCGATAGCGAAAAAGCCCGCCGCAATCTGCGGCGCGCCCGGGCAATCACCGGCAGTGACGATGCACGTTCGGTTTATGCCGAATGGGCGATCAGCTATGATCGTGATGTGTTCTCCACGCTCAAGGTCACCGGCACCGACACGATTGCTGATCTGCTGTGTGAACATACCGCAGACATTCCAGGCGCCCGGGTTCTCGATGCCGGCTGCGGCACCGGTGCGGTTGCGGCCCGGTTGAAGATTCACGGCTTTGACCAGATTGACGGCGTGGACCTGTCTCCGGACATGCTTAAGATCGCAAGATCCAAAGCGCTTTACCGAACTTTGATCGAGGCTGACCTGAACAGGTCGTTCGACCTGCCGCACAGCCCGTACACCGCCATTGTCAGCGCCGGCACCTTCACCACCGGGCATGTCGGTGCCGCGGGATTTCAAAACCTGTTCGCTCACCTGGCAGCAAACGGCCTGATGGCCTGTGTCATTGCAAACCCGGTCTGGGCGCGCGACCAGTTCGATGCATTGATTGATACTCTGCCGGCTGAGGTGCTGAGCAACCAGGTCAAGGCCACGATCCCCGACGGTGAGCCGGACGCCCACATGCTGGTACTGCGCAGGAGCCGGTAG
- the gluQRS gene encoding tRNA glutamyl-Q(34) synthetase GluQRS — MAGSFFRFAPSPNGRLHLGHAYSALFTAQQAKDHGAQFLVRIEDIDRARCKPEFAEQALADLEWLGLDWPQPVRHQSRHMHDYTVIIDRLERLGLLYPCFCTRAKLSKAPGPKDPDGTTVYPGYCRLMTKMERNRRMTAGEPYALRLDMAKAIVAAGPDLSFYESGCGPDGETGIVTCTPQAWGDVVLARKDIATSYHIAVVHDDAIQQITHITRGIDLFHATAIHRVLQSILELPAPAYIHHRLIPDDTGRKLSKSARDRSLAALREDGVTPEMIREQFGF, encoded by the coding sequence ATGGCAGGATCGTTTTTTCGCTTTGCCCCCAGTCCCAATGGCAGGTTGCATCTGGGCCATGCCTATTCAGCCCTGTTTACAGCGCAGCAGGCCAAGGATCACGGCGCTCAATTCCTGGTGCGCATCGAAGACATCGACCGGGCACGATGCAAGCCCGAATTTGCCGAGCAGGCCCTGGCCGACCTGGAATGGCTCGGCCTGGACTGGCCGCAACCGGTGCGCCACCAGTCCCGGCACATGCACGACTACACCGTGATCATCGATCGGCTGGAAAGGCTGGGGCTGCTGTATCCGTGTTTCTGCACCAGGGCAAAACTATCAAAGGCGCCGGGCCCGAAAGATCCCGACGGCACCACTGTATACCCCGGCTACTGCCGGTTGATGACGAAAATGGAGCGCAACCGGCGCATGACGGCCGGTGAGCCCTATGCACTGCGCCTCGATATGGCAAAGGCCATTGTCGCTGCCGGGCCTGACCTCAGTTTTTACGAATCCGGCTGCGGCCCGGACGGCGAAACCGGCATCGTCACCTGCACCCCGCAAGCCTGGGGAGACGTTGTGCTGGCCCGCAAGGACATCGCAACGAGCTACCACATCGCCGTCGTTCACGATGATGCCATCCAGCAGATCACCCACATTACCCGCGGCATCGACCTGTTTCACGCCACCGCCATTCACCGGGTCCTGCAGTCCATACTGGAGCTTCCGGCACCAGCCTATATTCACCACAGGCTGATCCCCGATGATACCGGGCGCAAGCTGTCCAAGAGCGCGCGCGACCGGTCCCTCGCAGCCCTGCGGGAAGACGGCGTCACCCCAGAAATGATCCGCGAGCAGTTTGGATTTTAG
- a CDS encoding class I SAM-dependent DNA methyltransferase produces the protein MASSSRIPPNVDSKSAELLERAYKLSTDADTHDLYRDWAETYDKTMLDGLGYLSPRLVSRLLADHVSNKTIPVLDVGAGTGLAGLELASLGFTAIDAIDYSADMLAVAAQRGIYGSLLEGDLTKPLDITDATYGAAVCTGTFTHGHVGPSCLAELFRTIRPGGLFAFSINTGVWVDAGFERELDRLETSRAVRLVTRQAGVNYETSSGEDSWLNLYERR, from the coding sequence ATGGCAAGCTCCAGCAGAATACCGCCGAATGTCGACAGCAAGTCCGCCGAGTTGCTCGAGCGGGCCTACAAGCTGTCAACTGATGCAGATACCCACGACCTTTATCGCGACTGGGCGGAAACCTACGACAAGACCATGCTGGACGGGTTGGGGTATCTGTCTCCTCGCCTGGTGAGCCGGCTGCTGGCCGATCATGTGTCGAACAAGACCATACCGGTGCTGGATGTGGGCGCCGGAACCGGCCTCGCCGGACTGGAACTGGCGAGCCTCGGTTTCACCGCCATCGATGCCATCGACTATTCAGCAGACATGCTGGCAGTGGCAGCACAACGCGGCATATATGGCAGCTTGCTTGAGGGTGATCTTACCAAACCACTCGACATCACTGACGCCACCTATGGCGCGGCTGTGTGTACCGGCACTTTCACTCACGGCCATGTCGGCCCTTCATGCCTTGCAGAACTGTTTCGCACTATCCGGCCGGGCGGGCTGTTTGCGTTTTCGATCAACACCGGTGTCTGGGTCGATGCCGGTTTCGAGCGCGAACTGGATCGCCTTGAGACATCCCGCGCTGTCCGCCTGGTCACACGTCAGGCCGGTGTCAATTACGAAACATCGTCTGGCGAAGACTCATGGCTCAACCTGTATGAACGGCGATAG
- a CDS encoding AEC family transporter, translated as MITTVVPVFVLIVLGFGAGRFGFFVEGSARGLSTFVFTFAIPAMLFKAMVTLGIPASPPWGLWGAFFTAVAIVWLLAIFASRFVTGLEGAGGASAALGAGFGNTVMLGLPLGVAYFGADALLPMALIISIHLPVQWFAATLLAQWGSQAEKQGLPILLRTLLKDLFTNPIVLALLAGSVWNLAGFGLNPMAEKVVSMLAQAAVPAALFALGLSLARFGLTGSGLAAGVLMLLKLAVMPAVAAILAFGVFDLTVVQAGIVVLFAALPTGANAYIFAERHGAAEAALSASVAAGTALSIVTLSVVLALVPHI; from the coding sequence GTGATTACAACTGTGGTGCCGGTGTTTGTACTGATCGTGCTGGGATTTGGCGCCGGGCGGTTCGGTTTCTTTGTTGAAGGTTCCGCGCGCGGGTTGTCGACGTTTGTATTTACATTCGCGATTCCTGCCATGCTGTTCAAGGCCATGGTCACGCTGGGCATACCGGCGAGCCCGCCATGGGGCTTGTGGGGGGCGTTCTTCACCGCCGTGGCTATCGTGTGGTTGTTGGCAATCTTCGCATCGCGGTTCGTGACGGGGCTGGAAGGTGCCGGGGGCGCATCAGCGGCGCTTGGCGCAGGTTTCGGCAATACGGTGATGCTGGGCCTGCCGCTGGGTGTTGCTTATTTCGGCGCGGATGCGCTGTTGCCCATGGCGTTGATCATATCCATTCACCTGCCGGTGCAATGGTTTGCCGCCACCTTGCTGGCGCAATGGGGTTCACAGGCTGAAAAACAGGGGCTTCCGATTTTGCTGCGCACCTTGCTGAAAGACCTGTTCACCAATCCGATCGTGCTGGCGCTGCTGGCGGGAAGCGTGTGGAACCTTGCCGGTTTCGGCCTCAACCCGATGGCGGAAAAAGTCGTGTCCATGCTGGCCCAGGCCGCTGTGCCGGCGGCGCTGTTTGCGCTCGGACTGTCGCTGGCGCGCTTTGGCCTGACGGGCAGCGGGCTCGCGGCAGGTGTCCTGATGCTGCTCAAGCTCGCCGTCATGCCGGCAGTGGCAGCGATATTGGCGTTCGGTGTGTTTGACCTGACCGTGGTGCAAGCGGGTATCGTGGTACTGTTCGCAGCCCTGCCGACAGGTGCCAACGCCTACATCTTTGCAGAACGCCACGGCGCCGCAGAAGCAGCCCTGTCAGCCAGCGTGGCGGCAGGTACTGCCCTGTCGATTGTCACCTTGAGTGTCGTGCTGGCGCTGGTGCCGCACATTTGA
- a CDS encoding HNH endonuclease, with translation MHPNVAPDSCPALVLNADYRPLSYYPLSLWGWQDVVKAVFLERVHIVSEYDTVVRSPSFEVRLPSVVSLKTYVKPARYPAFTRFNVFLRDKFMCQYCGEGEDLTFDHLIPRSKGGQTTWDNVVAACSPCNLRKANKMARDCGMHPAMHPIKPTVHQLHANGRHFPPNYLHESWQDYLYWDTELDP, from the coding sequence CTGCACCCGAATGTTGCGCCGGACAGTTGCCCGGCTCTTGTGCTGAATGCAGACTACCGGCCGCTGAGTTATTATCCGCTGTCGCTGTGGGGCTGGCAGGATGTGGTCAAGGCGGTGTTTCTGGAACGCGTCCACATCGTTTCAGAATACGATACGGTTGTGCGCTCGCCCAGTTTTGAAGTGCGGCTTCCGTCGGTGGTGTCTCTCAAGACCTATGTGAAGCCGGCGCGCTACCCGGCGTTCACCCGCTTCAACGTGTTCCTGCGCGACAAGTTCATGTGCCAGTATTGCGGCGAGGGCGAAGACCTGACGTTTGATCACCTGATCCCGCGGTCAAAGGGCGGGCAGACAACCTGGGACAATGTCGTGGCTGCCTGCAGCCCGTGCAATCTGCGCAAGGCCAACAAGATGGCCCGGGACTGCGGCATGCATCCCGCGATGCATCCGATCAAGCCGACGGTGCATCAGCTGCATGCCAATGGCCGGCATTTCCCGCCCAACTACCTGCA
- a CDS encoding DNA-3-methyladenine glycosylase, which produces MRQPAFTINTIDDLAAGAEALFELDPRFRVLHEQNGLPRLRRREGGLAGLAHIVVGQLISTKAANSIWARVETALSPFDVARISEMQVSDLASHGLTRAKATAIINAARAENEGAFSFELLAGLDDDGAAAELKKLRGVGQWTADIYLVTCLGRCDAWPAGDLAVRVGVQLFEQLGDVPSIADMPVHAERWRPWRAVAACYLWGLYASNRQREVGI; this is translated from the coding sequence ATGAGACAACCCGCCTTTACCATCAATACGATAGATGACCTTGCCGCCGGAGCGGAAGCCCTGTTCGAGCTTGATCCCCGGTTTCGAGTGCTGCACGAGCAGAACGGATTGCCGAGGCTGCGCAGGCGTGAAGGCGGACTGGCCGGTCTTGCCCACATCGTGGTCGGGCAGCTGATCTCCACAAAGGCCGCCAATTCGATCTGGGCAAGGGTTGAAACCGCACTGTCGCCCTTCGACGTGGCGCGCATCAGCGAAATGCAGGTATCCGACCTGGCCAGCCATGGCCTGACCCGCGCCAAGGCGACGGCCATCATCAATGCGGCAAGAGCTGAAAATGAAGGCGCTTTCAGCTTCGAACTGCTTGCGGGGCTCGACGACGACGGCGCTGCGGCGGAACTCAAGAAGCTGCGTGGTGTCGGCCAATGGACTGCCGACATCTACCTGGTGACCTGCCTTGGCCGTTGTGATGCCTGGCCGGCCGGCGATCTTGCGGTGCGGGTCGGGGTGCAGCTTTTTGAACAACTTGGTGATGTACCATCCATCGCCGACATGCCGGTTCATGCGGAACGCTGGCGGCCCTGGCGCGCGGTTGCGGCGTGTTATCTATGGGGTCTTTATGCGAGCAACCGCCAGCGCGAGGTGGGGATCTGA
- a CDS encoding GNAT family N-acetyltransferase, translated as MEVVLRQACKEDLPAIVALLADDGLGNGREDARMPLDEAYVSAFEALDGDPNQFLVVAQEGEVIAATMQLTFIAGVSRKGAWRCQIEAVRVAASHRGSGLGQRMFEFAIQESRSRGCSLVQLTTDKTREDAHRFYDRLGFVASHIGYKLKL; from the coding sequence ATGGAAGTGGTCCTGCGACAGGCATGCAAAGAGGACCTTCCGGCTATCGTGGCGCTGCTGGCTGACGATGGTCTCGGTAATGGCCGCGAGGATGCCCGGATGCCGCTGGACGAAGCTTACGTTTCCGCGTTTGAGGCGCTGGACGGAGACCCGAACCAGTTTCTTGTGGTGGCCCAGGAAGGCGAAGTCATTGCCGCGACCATGCAGCTCACCTTCATAGCCGGTGTCAGCCGCAAGGGAGCCTGGCGCTGCCAGATCGAGGCGGTGCGTGTCGCGGCATCGCATCGCGGCAGTGGACTGGGGCAACGCATGTTCGAGTTTGCCATCCAGGAAAGCCGGTCACGCGGCTGCAGCCTGGTGCAACTGACGACCGACAAGACCCGCGAAGATGCGCATCGGTTTTACGACCGTCTGGGATTTGTCGCCAGCCATATCGGCTACAAGCTGAAGCTGTAA